A single genomic interval of Desulfobacterales bacterium harbors:
- a CDS encoding 3-oxoacyl-ACP synthase III, whose protein sequence is MKYSRVHIASFGYELAPHVITSDDIEKRLLPVYETLHLKEGQLAAITGIFERRWWDPGYAMSRGAIHAGRQAMDTAFAQTNLDASDIGMLVYGGVCRDHLEPATACAVAHGLGLGPNTLLYDVSNACLGVLNAMVQIANAIELGQIKAGLVVSCESARRIVDSTIDRLLANKDMDSLKKCIATLTGGSGAVAVLLSDAALAPLGHKLLGGMAKSAAEHHRLCTWGPDTGIPASMPLIMETDSVGVLKNGVTLGIQTFQAFMKEMAWSIQDKPDKIICHQVGAAHQHTILDAIGIPREKDFTTYEFLGNIGTVSLPITAAIAHEREFLLPGDQVGFLGIGSGLNCLMLGIQW, encoded by the coding sequence ATGAAATATTCGCGCGTACACATCGCTTCTTTTGGTTATGAACTGGCGCCTCATGTCATCACTTCGGATGATATTGAAAAAAGGCTGCTGCCGGTATATGAAACCCTTCATTTGAAGGAGGGGCAGCTTGCGGCCATCACGGGCATTTTTGAGCGTCGCTGGTGGGATCCCGGCTATGCCATGAGCCGGGGAGCGATTCACGCCGGCAGGCAGGCCATGGATACGGCTTTTGCCCAAACAAATCTTGATGCCTCAGACATCGGCATGCTGGTCTATGGCGGCGTGTGCCGGGATCACCTTGAGCCGGCCACCGCGTGCGCCGTGGCGCACGGTCTTGGACTTGGCCCGAACACCCTCCTTTACGATGTCTCAAATGCCTGTCTCGGCGTGTTAAACGCCATGGTGCAGATCGCCAATGCCATTGAACTGGGCCAGATAAAAGCCGGATTGGTGGTATCCTGCGAATCCGCGCGCCGGATCGTTGACTCGACCATTGACCGGCTTTTGGCAAATAAGGATATGGATTCGCTTAAAAAATGTATCGCCACGCTTACCGGCGGCTCCGGTGCGGTAGCCGTGCTGCTGAGCGATGCCGCACTGGCCCCGCTGGGCCATAAGTTACTCGGCGGCATGGCAAAAAGCGCTGCTGAACACCACCGGCTTTGCACATGGGGACCGGATACGGGCATTCCGGCCAGCATGCCACTCATTATGGAAACGGACTCCGTCGGGGTATTAAAAAACGGGGTGACCCTCGGCATTCAGACCTTTCAAGCCTTTATGAAAGAGATGGCTTGGTCCATTCAGGACAAACCGGACAAGATCATCTGTCACCAGGTCGGCGCCGCACATCAACATACGATTTTGGATGCCATCGGCATCCCGAGAGAAAAAGATTTTACAACCTACGAATTTCTCGGCAATATCGGAACCGTTTCCTTACCCATCACCGCCGCGATTGCGCATGAGCGAGAATTCCTGCTGCCGGGGGATCAGGTGGGATTCCTGGGAATCGGCAGCGGCCTCAATTGTCTGATGCTGGGGATTCAATGGTGA
- a CDS encoding beta-ketoacyl synthase N-terminal-like domain-containing protein has product MTQKPLIAIVGIAGVFPGATDVDRFWQNIIQKVDTAEPVPADRWAVRPDTVVKNFPEPDKAFHSRACLIKDFHLNSDGIELDSDSIKALDPMHRLVLHTGRAALSGIKPHKDTGLIAREKTGVILAAIALPTESASGFARFVFEPAISNALNKNEHTLSASASSAPGRIISKAIGAKVTSFPAALLAKAFGLGGGTFTLDAACASSLYSIKLACDELQSHRAEMMLAGGVSRPDSLYTQIGFSQLRALSPSGRCAPFDQSADGLLVGEGCGILVLKRLSDAQRDGDNIWGVIRGFGLSNDIGGNLLAPNAEGQLRAMRAAYAMAGWSPSDVDLIECHGAGTPIGDAVELESLSRLRETIPGSRNPCAIGSVKSMIGHLLTAAGAAGLIKVLLSMQHGMLPPTLHYQHPVEKSPLENGPFYVPTEAQPWPHRAPGTPRRAAVSAFGFGGINAHLLVEEYSPDAFSGRTEAPSGSPKRNAPIAVVGMAASIGPLQQLREFQEAVFNGTPAFVQRPGHRWKGMDRFVFSEWRGLGEKGAFVSEVPIDISRFHIPPNELPDIIPQHLLMLNTAAEALLNAGLSLRADRTTMGAVIGMGFDMEATNFHLRWTAPVTGSDDPSHLKDGCAPPLTSARTLGALGSMVASRIAKEFRFGAPSFVVSCEEASGIKALEVAMRALQLREADAMLVGAVDMTGDLRHIVQTSAFRAFSEKGRVQSFDRQADGILPGEGAVALVVKRLDQAVAEGDRIYAVIDGIGGATGSTDSFLPQPNAFHRSLERCLADAGRSADDSRPHLDLVEMLGTGDPVEDRFELNALHSFLEGTTPASGPSLSAIGAVSPVIGHTGAVAGLASVVTSCLCLYQEILPPTGEFVCPAPEVADNDPVFFPAFPQYWARNRMEGPRSACTSTMTKDGNFAHVLLSGPPERVENKAGQLEKKRPLGYQPFGLFALYGDNENQLQSALNDFNTHFLSRASAETPLEALATQWHPISAPHSRKKLALALIADTKENLTRYVSQAIEAVRSNTNSVMTRWGGVAYTTSPMGNAGEVAFVFPGSGNHSIGLGRQIGAHFPEVLRAMDANTDQLKNQMLPHLYVPQRSCWRKGWETEAGDRLAENPLHMIFGQVMHGGVMSDLIRRFDIQPDAVIGYSLGETAGNFALGVWQDRGEMLKRMQHTDLFSTQLGGPCKAGHAAWKIPDSEPFDWYVAAVNQPADAVKTLLPRYPFARLLIVNTPEECVIGGRKPDVLALIQALACEAVFIEGVVTVHCDAVTPVAEAYRDLHLFPVTMVPNVRFYSCAQGRRYAPNTKRAAQSILDQALHGFDFTKTIQAAYENGVRVFLELGPHHSCSRMIQRILRDKAHVAVSACTRGEDEILSVLKCLATLITEHIPLNLSSLYGEHAFAPQSNFLRSENKRHVIVRPVGDEIRLPAVGPRKQAALNEMRTLQRPGNLSPEGSPAQPADIKNMATTNGKSAEPEQPAFFYDLATAMEQQAVATARAHETFLDLSNELTTSFAETYAYQMNLFEALISDTPRSQNGRLSANEMEPLQPKPLLLALQSDGPIAFSREMCLEFAVGSVEKVLGPLFAPVDTYRARVRLPNEPLMLVDRILSVEGEKGVLGTGKIVTEHDVLPGAWYLDGGRAPVCISVEAGQADLFLSAYMGIDLHVKGERTYRLLDAVVEFFRELPKPGETIRYDITIERFAGHGDTYLFFFHFDGVIGDELLIRMRNGCAGFFTAEEVKNSGGIIFTEPETQPRAGILPPDWAYPVPMAVESYDEAAVNALRNGNPAACFGAAFAGKTLPTSLRLPSGRMTLIDRILHMDPAGGRYGLGLIRAEADITPDKWFLTCHFVDDRVMPGTLMYECCAHTLRVFLQRMGWISDKETAHYAPVIGIQSRLKCRGPVTPETQKVIYEIEIKELGYGPEPYAIGDALMYADGQRIVWFQDMTLKLSGVSREEIDAFWAPESNPVQPIFDDADVAAFSAGNPSDAFGEPYRPFDSKRFIARLPRMPFSFISRITKAEPPPWELTPGGWITAEYDVPKTAWYFTANRTPTLPISILLEIALQPCGWLAAYAGSALKSDKDLRFRNLDGRAELLSDVSPAGHTLTTRSRLTKVAIAGDMIIEHFDFEVSHEGIVFYRGQTNFGFFTPAALAQQVGLGEIPALDGSAFSGNFQKKALPVLPPLRPDDRVTTAFPDKHSMEMPAKALLMIDRVLRYDPTGGASGLGYLQAQKSVDPSEWFFDAHFYQDPVCPGSLGIESFIQLLRFAALEKWPHLKHSHRVALQAPSTQEWTYRGQVTPRNNIVTVEAVITDITEGPRPSITARGYLKVDGLPIYKMDHFGIELLPVNAF; this is encoded by the coding sequence ATGACTCAAAAACCACTCATCGCCATTGTCGGCATAGCCGGAGTCTTTCCGGGTGCCACCGATGTGGACCGATTCTGGCAAAATATTATTCAGAAAGTGGACACCGCGGAACCGGTACCTGCCGATCGTTGGGCTGTGAGGCCCGATACCGTTGTTAAGAATTTCCCCGAACCGGACAAGGCCTTTCATTCACGGGCATGCCTGATCAAAGACTTTCACCTGAATTCAGACGGCATCGAACTGGATTCCGATTCGATCAAGGCCCTTGATCCGATGCATCGGTTGGTGCTGCATACCGGCCGCGCCGCCCTGTCCGGTATCAAACCGCACAAGGACACCGGTCTTATCGCCAGGGAAAAAACCGGCGTTATTCTGGCCGCCATCGCATTGCCCACGGAATCAGCCTCCGGTTTTGCGCGATTCGTATTCGAACCGGCCATTTCCAACGCGCTCAACAAAAACGAACACACCCTTTCCGCTTCGGCATCTTCAGCCCCTGGAAGGATAATATCAAAGGCCATCGGCGCGAAGGTAACGAGTTTTCCGGCCGCCCTACTGGCGAAGGCTTTCGGGCTCGGCGGCGGCACCTTTACACTGGATGCCGCGTGCGCCTCTTCCCTGTATTCGATCAAGTTGGCCTGCGATGAGCTTCAATCCCATCGCGCCGAAATGATGTTGGCGGGCGGCGTTTCCAGGCCGGACAGCCTTTACACCCAAATCGGCTTCAGTCAGTTAAGGGCGTTATCCCCCAGCGGCCGGTGCGCGCCCTTTGATCAATCCGCAGACGGCCTTCTGGTGGGAGAAGGCTGCGGCATTCTCGTGCTCAAGCGATTGTCGGACGCTCAGCGCGACGGTGACAACATTTGGGGAGTCATTCGCGGATTCGGGCTTTCAAACGATATCGGCGGCAATCTTCTGGCACCGAATGCCGAGGGCCAACTTCGCGCTATGCGCGCGGCCTATGCGATGGCCGGGTGGTCCCCATCGGATGTGGATCTCATCGAATGCCACGGTGCGGGAACACCGATCGGGGATGCGGTTGAACTGGAAAGCCTGTCCCGCCTCCGGGAAACGATTCCCGGTTCCCGAAACCCGTGCGCCATCGGCTCCGTCAAATCCATGATCGGCCATTTATTGACTGCTGCGGGGGCCGCGGGATTGATCAAAGTCCTCCTTTCCATGCAGCACGGCATGTTACCGCCGACCCTGCATTATCAACATCCCGTTGAAAAAAGCCCGCTGGAAAACGGACCGTTTTATGTTCCGACAGAGGCGCAGCCATGGCCCCATCGGGCACCCGGAACACCCAGGCGCGCCGCCGTCAGCGCCTTTGGTTTCGGCGGCATCAACGCGCATCTGCTCGTTGAGGAATATTCTCCGGATGCATTCAGCGGCCGAACCGAAGCGCCCTCGGGTTCACCGAAGCGTAACGCGCCCATCGCCGTCGTGGGGATGGCGGCGAGCATCGGCCCCTTGCAACAGCTCAGAGAATTTCAAGAAGCGGTATTCAACGGCACCCCCGCCTTTGTTCAGCGACCCGGCCACCGATGGAAAGGCATGGACCGGTTTGTTTTCAGTGAATGGCGCGGCCTCGGCGAAAAAGGCGCTTTCGTGTCCGAAGTCCCCATCGACATCAGCCGGTTCCACATCCCGCCCAATGAGCTACCCGACATCATCCCCCAGCATCTTCTGATGCTGAACACCGCCGCGGAGGCGCTTTTGAATGCGGGCCTTTCGCTTCGCGCCGATCGGACGACTATGGGCGCCGTCATTGGCATGGGCTTTGACATGGAGGCCACCAATTTTCATTTGCGCTGGACCGCGCCGGTTACGGGCAGCGATGACCCCTCCCATCTTAAGGATGGGTGCGCCCCGCCGCTGACTTCCGCTCGCACGCTGGGTGCGCTGGGCAGCATGGTGGCCAGCCGGATCGCCAAGGAATTTCGCTTCGGCGCCCCCAGCTTTGTCGTTTCGTGCGAGGAGGCCTCGGGCATCAAGGCGCTTGAAGTTGCCATGCGGGCGCTTCAGTTGCGCGAGGCCGATGCCATGCTCGTCGGCGCCGTGGACATGACCGGGGACCTGCGTCATATCGTGCAGACATCAGCCTTTCGGGCGTTTTCCGAAAAAGGAAGGGTTCAATCCTTTGACCGGCAGGCGGATGGAATACTTCCCGGAGAAGGGGCCGTGGCGCTGGTCGTCAAACGACTGGACCAGGCAGTGGCGGAAGGCGATCGAATCTATGCCGTCATCGACGGCATCGGCGGTGCGACCGGCTCAACGGACTCTTTTTTGCCGCAACCGAATGCCTTTCACCGCTCCCTTGAAAGATGCCTGGCCGATGCGGGCCGTTCCGCAGATGATTCCCGGCCGCACTTGGATCTGGTTGAAATGCTGGGAACGGGCGACCCGGTTGAAGACCGATTTGAATTGAACGCCCTGCATTCCTTTTTAGAAGGCACAACGCCCGCATCCGGCCCATCGCTTTCCGCCATCGGTGCTGTATCGCCCGTTATCGGACACACCGGCGCTGTCGCGGGGCTCGCCTCCGTGGTGACATCCTGTTTATGCCTGTATCAGGAAATATTGCCGCCAACCGGTGAATTTGTTTGCCCGGCCCCTGAGGTTGCGGATAACGACCCGGTCTTTTTTCCCGCTTTTCCCCAATATTGGGCACGAAACCGCATGGAAGGTCCTCGTTCGGCGTGCACGTCAACCATGACAAAAGACGGCAATTTCGCGCATGTGTTGTTGTCCGGTCCGCCGGAAAGAGTGGAAAATAAAGCAGGGCAACTTGAGAAAAAACGCCCCTTAGGCTATCAACCGTTCGGTCTTTTTGCCCTGTACGGCGACAACGAAAATCAGTTGCAATCGGCACTTAACGATTTCAACACCCATTTTTTAAGCCGTGCATCCGCTGAAACCCCTCTTGAAGCCCTGGCAACCCAATGGCACCCGATCAGCGCGCCGCATTCGCGGAAAAAACTGGCGCTCGCGCTGATCGCCGATACGAAAGAAAATCTGACCCGATACGTTTCTCAGGCAATTGAAGCGGTACGTTCCAACACCAACAGCGTCATGACCCGATGGGGCGGTGTGGCATACACGACTTCGCCCATGGGCAACGCCGGTGAGGTTGCCTTTGTTTTTCCGGGGTCCGGAAACCACTCGATCGGATTGGGAAGGCAGATCGGCGCTCATTTTCCCGAGGTACTGCGTGCCATGGACGCGAATACGGACCAGCTGAAAAACCAGATGCTGCCGCACCTTTATGTGCCCCAGCGGTCGTGTTGGCGGAAAGGGTGGGAAACAGAAGCCGGCGACCGGCTGGCGGAAAACCCGCTCCACATGATATTCGGCCAGGTCATGCACGGCGGCGTGATGTCCGATTTGATCCGCCGCTTTGACATTCAGCCCGATGCCGTCATCGGCTACAGCCTGGGCGAAACCGCAGGTAACTTCGCCCTGGGGGTGTGGCAGGATCGTGGCGAAATGCTGAAAAGAATGCAGCACACCGATTTATTTTCCACGCAGTTGGGCGGCCCGTGCAAAGCAGGGCACGCCGCATGGAAAATTCCGGATTCAGAGCCCTTTGACTGGTATGTGGCGGCGGTGAATCAGCCGGCCGACGCCGTCAAAACCCTGCTGCCCCGATACCCGTTTGCAAGGCTTCTCATCGTGAACACGCCCGAGGAATGCGTCATCGGCGGACGCAAACCGGATGTGTTGGCTCTCATTCAGGCGCTGGCATGCGAGGCGGTGTTTATCGAGGGCGTGGTAACGGTGCACTGTGATGCCGTCACCCCGGTGGCGGAAGCCTATCGCGATCTTCATCTGTTTCCCGTAACGATGGTTCCGAATGTCCGGTTTTATAGCTGCGCTCAGGGGCGCCGCTATGCGCCCAACACGAAGCGCGCGGCCCAGTCCATTCTGGATCAGGCGCTGCATGGCTTTGATTTTACAAAAACGATTCAAGCCGCTTATGAAAACGGCGTTCGCGTCTTTCTCGAATTGGGGCCGCATCATTCCTGTTCGCGCATGATTCAGCGCATTCTCCGGGATAAGGCGCATGTGGCCGTATCGGCCTGCACACGCGGGGAAGATGAAATTCTGAGCGTTCTTAAGTGCCTCGCCACGCTGATCACCGAACACATTCCGCTGAACCTATCCAGTCTTTACGGTGAGCATGCATTTGCGCCGCAATCGAATTTTCTGCGCAGTGAAAACAAACGGCATGTTATCGTCCGTCCGGTCGGGGACGAGATACGCTTGCCGGCCGTTGGCCCGCGAAAGCAAGCAGCCTTAAACGAAATGCGAACCCTTCAGCGACCCGGAAATCTTTCACCGGAGGGGTCACCCGCGCAACCTGCGGATATCAAAAACATGGCGACAACCAATGGCAAGTCCGCCGAACCCGAACAGCCGGCCTTTTTTTATGATCTAGCAACAGCCATGGAACAACAGGCGGTTGCCACCGCGCGGGCGCATGAAACCTTCCTTGATCTTTCAAACGAGTTAACAACATCATTCGCGGAAACCTATGCCTACCAGATGAACTTGTTTGAAGCCCTGATTTCCGATACGCCCCGTTCGCAAAACGGCCGGTTGTCCGCAAACGAAATGGAGCCGCTTCAACCCAAACCGCTTCTTTTAGCGTTGCAATCCGATGGTCCGATCGCCTTTTCAAGAGAAATGTGCCTGGAGTTTGCCGTGGGGTCGGTTGAAAAGGTGCTCGGCCCCCTGTTCGCGCCGGTGGACACCTATCGTGCCAGAGTCCGGCTGCCGAACGAGCCGCTGATGCTGGTGGATCGCATTTTATCCGTTGAAGGGGAAAAGGGGGTTCTCGGCACCGGCAAAATCGTTACCGAGCATGATGTGTTGCCCGGCGCGTGGTATCTGGATGGCGGACGGGCGCCAGTTTGCATCTCGGTGGAAGCGGGCCAGGCCGATTTATTCCTGAGCGCCTATATGGGCATTGATCTTCATGTCAAAGGCGAGCGAACCTACCGGCTGTTGGATGCCGTCGTTGAATTTTTCAGAGAGTTGCCGAAGCCTGGTGAAACCATTCGATATGACATCACCATCGAACGCTTTGCCGGTCATGGAGACACCTACCTGTTCTTTTTTCATTTCGACGGGGTTATCGGGGACGAGCTGTTGATCCGTATGCGAAACGGCTGCGCCGGCTTTTTTACGGCCGAAGAGGTCAAAAACTCGGGCGGCATCATTTTTACGGAACCTGAAACGCAGCCGCGGGCGGGCATCCTTCCGCCGGATTGGGCCTATCCGGTCCCGATGGCCGTGGAAAGCTATGATGAGGCCGCCGTGAATGCCCTCAGAAACGGAAATCCGGCCGCCTGCTTCGGCGCTGCGTTTGCGGGAAAAACGCTTCCCACATCCCTGCGTCTGCCCAGTGGTCGCATGACGCTCATCGACCGTATCCTTCACATGGACCCGGCCGGCGGCCGGTACGGGTTGGGATTGATTCGAGCCGAGGCGGACATCACACCGGATAAATGGTTTCTGACCTGTCATTTTGTGGATGACAGGGTGATGCCCGGCACCTTGATGTATGAATGCTGCGCGCATACCCTTCGCGTATTTCTTCAGCGCATGGGATGGATTTCCGATAAGGAAACGGCCCACTATGCCCCGGTCATCGGCATTCAAAGCCGCCTGAAATGCCGGGGACCGGTGACGCCCGAAACTCAAAAAGTGATTTACGAAATCGAAATCAAGGAACTGGGCTATGGACCCGAGCCGTATGCAATTGGTGATGCCCTGATGTACGCGGACGGGCAGCGGATTGTCTGGTTTCAGGACATGACCCTGAAATTAAGCGGCGTCTCCCGCGAAGAGATCGACGCCTTCTGGGCGCCTGAATCCAACCCGGTTCAACCAATATTTGACGATGCCGACGTGGCGGCGTTTTCAGCGGGCAACCCTTCTGATGCCTTTGGAGAACCTTACCGCCCGTTTGATTCCAAGCGCTTTATCGCCCGCTTGCCCAGAATGCCTTTTTCGTTTATCAGCCGTATCACGAAAGCCGAGCCGCCGCCCTGGGAATTAACCCCCGGCGGTTGGATCACTGCCGAGTATGATGTGCCGAAAACAGCCTGGTATTTTACGGCAAACCGCACGCCGACCCTGCCGATTTCCATTTTACTTGAAATCGCGCTCCAACCGTGCGGGTGGCTGGCTGCTTACGCCGGCTCCGCGTTAAAAAGCGATAAGGATCTACGCTTTCGAAATCTGGATGGACGGGCCGAACTGCTAAGCGATGTCTCCCCTGCCGGCCATACCCTCACCACGCGATCCCGGCTCACCAAGGTCGCCATTGCCGGGGACATGATCATCGAGCATTTTGATTTTGAGGTTTCCCATGAAGGGATTGTCTTTTATCGCGGGCAAACGAATTTCGGATTTTTCACCCCCGCCGCCCTGGCGCAACAGGTCGGGCTCGGGGAAATACCGGCTTTGGACGGCAGCGCGTTTTCCGGAAATTTTCAAAAAAAAGCGCTGCCGGTGTTGCCCCCGCTGCGGCCGGATGATAGGGTAACAACCGCTTTTCCCGATAAGCATTCAATGGAAATGCCGGCCAAAGCCCTGTTGATGATCGACCGGGTGCTTCGATATGACCCGACGGGCGGCGCTAGCGGTCTCGGTTATCTGCAGGCTCAAAAAAGTGTGGACCCGAGCGAATGGTTTTTTGATGCCCATTTTTATCAGGATCCGGTGTGTCCGGGCTCCCTTGGCATCGAGTCGTTTATTCAATTGCTTCGCTTTGCCGCGCTTGAAAAATGGCCCCATTTGAAACATTCGCATCGGGTGGCGTTGCAGGCGCCATCCACCCAGGAATGGACTTATCGCGGTCAGGTCACACCCCGCAATAACATCGTTACCGTTGAGGCAGTTATTACGGACATAACGGAAGGGCCCCGGCCTTCCATCACGGCAAGGGGCTATTTGAAAGTGGATGGGTTACCCATTTATAAAATGGATCATTTCGGGATTGAACTATTGCCGGTCAATGCATTCTGA
- a CDS encoding fatty acid CoA ligase family protein: MMIELVEKSRNEGEINIASYLTQMAQKHPDKRAVVFPFCRDRCGRVAYSHLTFQQLDRESDTVAFGLEEMGIQRGVRTVLMVKPGIEFFVLTFALFKVGAIPVVVDPGMGIARLLRCLGETEPEAFIGISLAHVIRVLFPKYFKNVDRVATVGRKWFWGGETYKSLSSRPWQPYMPAGIHADDTAAILFTTGSTGPAKGAVYTHRNFAAQIESIRACFTIGEDEIDLPTFPLFALFDPALGMTAIIPDMDPTRPAKVNPDRILEAIENHGVTSIFASPALLNRVGRHCEEHQLQLPSLRRVVSAGAPVSSDNIARFAALLKDSAEIYTPYGATEAMPVAVIGSYEILMDTAMLSEKGFGICVGLPAHGIQLKIIRILDLPIETWTDELEVPDGDIGEIVVQGDVVTRAYFQNPQADADGKIRDADGFWHRMGDLGWKDKAGRIWFCGRKSHRVETQEGPLYTIPCETVFNRHPSVFRSALVGVGLVGDQTPVICIELMHKPSRRELTAIKEELLQASKAHVLTRQIETILFHKGFPVDIRHNAKIFREKLAEWAARKVKA; encoded by the coding sequence ATGATGATCGAACTCGTGGAAAAAAGCAGGAACGAAGGCGAAATCAATATCGCCTCATACTTGACACAAATGGCCCAAAAGCACCCGGACAAGCGTGCGGTTGTCTTTCCCTTCTGCAGGGACCGCTGCGGTCGGGTAGCTTATTCTCACCTGACCTTTCAACAGCTTGACCGAGAATCCGACACGGTGGCCTTTGGTCTGGAAGAAATGGGGATTCAGCGCGGCGTTCGAACCGTGCTGATGGTCAAACCCGGCATTGAATTCTTTGTGTTGACCTTCGCGCTGTTCAAGGTTGGGGCCATTCCCGTTGTCGTGGATCCCGGAATGGGCATCGCACGATTGCTGCGCTGCCTGGGAGAAACCGAGCCCGAAGCCTTCATCGGCATTTCCCTGGCCCATGTGATACGCGTGCTGTTTCCAAAATATTTTAAGAATGTAGACAGGGTTGCCACAGTCGGCCGTAAATGGTTCTGGGGCGGGGAAACCTATAAAAGTCTTTCTTCACGACCCTGGCAACCTTATATGCCAGCCGGCATTCATGCGGATGACACCGCCGCGATCCTTTTTACAACCGGCAGCACCGGGCCCGCCAAAGGCGCCGTTTACACGCATCGCAACTTCGCCGCACAGATCGAAAGCATTCGCGCTTGTTTTACGATCGGTGAAGATGAAATTGATCTGCCGACCTTTCCCCTTTTTGCCTTGTTCGATCCCGCGCTGGGCATGACCGCCATCATTCCTGACATGGATCCCACTCGCCCCGCAAAGGTTAATCCGGATCGAATTTTGGAGGCCATTGAAAACCATGGGGTGACCAGCATTTTCGCCTCCCCTGCCCTGCTGAACCGGGTCGGGCGGCATTGCGAAGAGCATCAGCTTCAATTGCCGTCACTCAGGCGCGTCGTATCCGCCGGCGCACCGGTCTCCTCGGATAATATCGCCCGTTTCGCCGCTTTGCTGAAAGACTCGGCAGAGATTTACACGCCTTACGGCGCTACTGAAGCGATGCCGGTTGCCGTCATCGGATCCTATGAAATTCTGATGGATACCGCAATGCTGAGTGAAAAAGGATTCGGTATCTGCGTCGGCCTTCCGGCCCATGGAATTCAACTGAAAATCATTCGAATCCTGGATCTTCCCATTGAGACCTGGACGGACGAGCTCGAAGTGCCGGACGGCGACATTGGTGAAATCGTGGTGCAGGGCGACGTGGTTACCCGCGCGTATTTTCAAAACCCCCAGGCGGATGCCGATGGCAAAATTCGCGACGCGGACGGCTTTTGGCACCGAATGGGCGATCTTGGCTGGAAAGACAAAGCCGGTCGAATCTGGTTTTGCGGCCGGAAAAGCCATCGGGTGGAAACCCAAGAAGGCCCGCTGTATACCATTCCCTGCGAGACTGTTTTTAATCGGCATCCCAGTGTGTTCAGAAGCGCGCTGGTGGGCGTGGGGCTGGTCGGCGATCAAACACCGGTGATCTGCATTGAACTGATGCATAAGCCGTCTCGACGTGAATTAACCGCTATAAAAGAGGAACTGCTTCAAGCGAGTAAAGCCCATGTATTAACCAGACAAATCGAGACCATCCTTTTTCATAAAGGCTTTCCGGTCGATATTCGTCACAACGCCAAAATATTCCGGGAAAAATTAGCGGAATGGGCCGCGCGGAAGGTCAAGGCCTAA
- a CDS encoding alpha/beta fold hydrolase has product MVMSYQRLFPFSPHYMNNGGFQYHYVDEGAGEPVVMVHGNPTWSFYYRRLIQALSSTHRAIAPDHIGCGLSDKPPASAYSYTLGQRVTDFERFMDHLAFDQKITLVLHDWGGMIGMAWAVRHIDRIARIVLLNTAAFLPPKGKRLPVRLRLIRNLKWVSTPAVLGLNLFAAGALFMAPKKPLPADVRAGLIAPYNSWKNRIATLQFVLEIPVKPSDASYDIVESVDRRLTGLSHLPFLICWGAHDFVFDIDYLNEWQRRFPDVRTHLFQTAGHYVLEDEPEKIIGLVKPFLLQSGRPEHGEGEK; this is encoded by the coding sequence ATGGTGATGTCTTATCAGCGGCTGTTTCCGTTTTCGCCCCATTATATGAATAATGGCGGATTTCAATATCATTATGTGGATGAGGGCGCCGGCGAGCCGGTGGTGATGGTGCATGGCAATCCCACCTGGTCCTTTTATTACCGTCGATTGATTCAGGCGCTCTCCTCGACGCATCGCGCCATTGCGCCGGATCATATCGGTTGCGGCCTTTCCGACAAACCACCCGCCAGCGCTTACTCTTATACATTGGGCCAACGGGTGACGGATTTTGAGCGCTTCATGGATCATCTGGCCTTCGATCAAAAAATCACGCTGGTCCTTCATGACTGGGGCGGCATGATCGGCATGGCCTGGGCGGTTCGCCATATCGATCGAATCGCCCGCATTGTCCTGTTGAACACAGCCGCCTTTTTGCCGCCCAAGGGCAAGCGGTTGCCGGTTAGGCTTCGGCTGATTCGGAATCTGAAGTGGGTTTCGACTCCCGCCGTGCTCGGCCTGAATCTCTTTGCCGCAGGCGCGCTGTTCATGGCACCCAAAAAACCACTTCCGGCGGATGTCAGGGCCGGACTGATTGCCCCTTACAACTCCTGGAAAAACCGTATCGCAACATTGCAGTTCGTATTGGAAATTCCTGTCAAGCCGAGTGATGCAAGTTACGATATTGTTGAATCGGTTGACCGGCGTCTGACCGGGTTATCGCATCTTCCGTTTTTAATCTGCTGGGGCGCGCATGATTTTGTTTTTGATATCGATTATCTAAACGAGTGGCAACGAAGATTTCCCGATGTGCGAACGCACCTCTTTCAAACCGCCGGTCATTACGTTCTTGAGGATGAGCCGGAGAAAATTATCGGGTTGGTAAAACCATTTCTTTTGCAAAGCGGCCGTCCGGAACACGGTGAGGGGGAAAAATGA